Proteins co-encoded in one Gracilimonas sp. genomic window:
- the lepB gene encoding signal peptidase I, which produces MEENKNPEEQGLSSYWKKRKDKKEEENKKAKSWLREWVDAIVFAFIAAAILRAFLFGSYKIPTPSMEKTLMTGDLLIVSNVTYGPRTPMGLCVPFLQGWCVPGVQLPWTRLPGFRDVERNDIFVFNVPWEVKPVSQKTNYIKRAVAIPGDTISIQDKILYINGEKSVQHEGVQRHYVVRMAERVRLSNAKMESVGGELIGYTNNNTYVVNMTDDVAATVGSWAEVDTMFLNVTPEGSVDRNYVQSQGDFSRAFNNSDQLPEIVIPFEGQEIQINNDNWFIYKDIIERYEKNELRREGGTIFINGEETNSYTIKQDYYFAMGDNRDNSQDSRFWGFVPSDHVIGKASIVWFSTDNWVPRFERIFTMID; this is translated from the coding sequence TTGGAAGAAAATAAAAACCCCGAAGAGCAGGGATTAAGCTCATACTGGAAGAAAAGGAAGGACAAAAAGGAAGAAGAAAATAAAAAAGCCAAGTCATGGCTTCGTGAGTGGGTTGACGCCATAGTGTTTGCTTTTATTGCAGCAGCTATTCTTCGTGCATTTCTGTTTGGGTCGTACAAAATTCCCACCCCTTCCATGGAAAAAACCCTGATGACGGGTGATTTGCTCATCGTATCGAATGTAACTTACGGCCCTCGAACCCCGATGGGACTTTGTGTTCCGTTTTTGCAGGGATGGTGCGTGCCCGGCGTTCAGCTTCCGTGGACCAGACTGCCCGGTTTCCGGGATGTAGAACGAAACGACATTTTCGTATTTAATGTGCCCTGGGAAGTAAAGCCCGTTTCACAAAAAACCAATTACATCAAAAGAGCGGTAGCTATTCCCGGCGATACCATTTCGATACAGGATAAAATTCTGTACATCAACGGAGAAAAATCGGTTCAGCATGAAGGTGTACAGCGACATTATGTGGTACGAATGGCAGAGCGAGTCCGCCTCAGTAACGCCAAAATGGAATCGGTTGGCGGAGAGTTAATTGGCTACACCAATAACAACACCTATGTAGTGAATATGACCGATGATGTGGCTGCTACAGTGGGTAGTTGGGCCGAAGTGGATACCATGTTCCTGAATGTAACACCGGAGGGAAGTGTAGACCGGAATTATGTACAAAGCCAGGGTGATTTCTCAAGGGCGTTCAACAATTCAGATCAACTCCCTGAAATCGTTATTCCGTTTGAAGGGCAGGAGATTCAGATCAACAATGACAACTGGTTTATCTATAAAGACATCATTGAACGGTACGAGAAGAACGAACTGAGAAGAGAGGGCGGAACGATCTTTATCAACGGGGAAGAGACGAATTCTTACACCATTAAACAGGATTATTACTTTGCGATGGGTGATAACCGGGATAACAGCCAGGATTCCCGTTTCTGGGGCTTTGTGCCCAGCGATCATGTTATCGGGAAAGCATCCATTGTATGGTTCTCAACCGATAATTGGGTGCCACGCTTCGAGCGAATTTTTACGATGATTGATTAA
- the rlmN gene encoding 23S rRNA (adenine(2503)-C(2))-methyltransferase RlmN, with amino-acid sequence MNTTETAQKTDLKALTKEELTHFCKELGLQSFRSDQIFQWLYQKGVSDFEDMTNLSKDLREKLREIATINRIKPVQQQESKDGTIKFLFKLNDPEEDYKVEAVLIPDFFADGAARRLTVCVSSQVGCVFGCAFCATGKMGLFRNLTHGEIVDQVQYINELAEAKYGKKITNVVYMGMGEPLHNYKAITNSAHIISDPLSIELSPKRITVSTVGLTKQIKKLADDQEEFNLAISLHAPTDVKRDKIMPINSSMNLESLEDAVKYYYRATERPITYEYLLFDNFNDSPQDARDLAKIVKWAPSKVNIIMYNNVAGVELQRAREDRLDNFMRELIKNDVRATVRRSRGDDIDAGCGQLAIREGAPKGKTMAKN; translated from the coding sequence ATGAATACGACTGAAACCGCCCAAAAAACCGACCTTAAAGCATTAACCAAAGAAGAGCTTACCCATTTTTGTAAAGAGCTGGGCTTGCAAAGCTTTCGCTCCGATCAAATTTTCCAATGGCTTTACCAAAAAGGAGTGTCTGATTTTGAAGACATGACCAACCTGTCTAAAGACCTGAGAGAGAAACTGCGGGAGATTGCTACCATCAACCGTATTAAACCGGTTCAACAGCAGGAAAGTAAAGACGGCACCATTAAATTTCTTTTTAAGCTGAACGATCCTGAAGAAGATTATAAAGTTGAAGCCGTATTAATCCCGGACTTTTTTGCTGACGGAGCCGCTCGCCGACTTACCGTTTGTGTGTCTTCACAGGTGGGTTGTGTATTCGGCTGTGCTTTCTGTGCAACCGGGAAAATGGGGCTATTCCGCAACCTTACGCATGGTGAAATTGTGGACCAGGTGCAATACATCAATGAATTGGCCGAAGCAAAGTATGGCAAGAAAATCACCAATGTTGTGTATATGGGGATGGGCGAGCCGCTGCACAACTATAAAGCCATCACCAATTCAGCCCACATTATCTCGGATCCGCTGAGTATTGAACTTTCCCCTAAACGAATTACGGTTTCTACTGTCGGGCTTACCAAGCAGATTAAGAAACTGGCCGATGATCAGGAAGAATTTAACCTGGCTATTTCCCTGCACGCGCCCACTGATGTTAAGCGTGATAAGATCATGCCAATTAACAGCTCTATGAACCTGGAGAGCCTGGAAGATGCTGTTAAATATTATTACAGAGCCACTGAGCGGCCCATCACCTACGAATACCTGCTTTTCGATAACTTCAATGACAGTCCGCAGGATGCCCGTGATTTAGCCAAAATTGTGAAATGGGCACCCAGCAAGGTGAACATCATTATGTACAACAATGTAGCCGGTGTGGAGCTTCAGCGTGCAAGAGAAGATCGGCTAGACAACTTTATGCGAGAACTGATTAAAAATGATGTCCGAGCAACCGTCCGAAGAAGCCGCGGCGATGATATTGATGCCGGTTGCGGTCAGCTTGCTATCCGGGAAGGAGCTCCCAAAGGTAAAACGATGGCGAAGAATTAA
- a CDS encoding periplasmic heavy metal sensor, with the protein MKIETKFKWALTGFLVMVLLNAALLTTIWIKKSGNRDGRSYRDNDRNPNVIHRYMQRELQLTDTQADSLSALRKSHFQEMRVLRKELNVDRRAYFDFIMSDEANNDQKRDSILTELTNQYSLIENMFYTHMTDMKEILNSEQQERFEQLMRETFIHDRKGDNMPMPHRNR; encoded by the coding sequence ATGAAAATTGAAACCAAATTTAAGTGGGCGTTAACCGGTTTTCTTGTGATGGTGCTACTCAACGCCGCACTGCTCACCACTATCTGGATAAAAAAGTCGGGTAATCGTGACGGAAGGAGTTATCGTGACAATGACCGAAACCCGAATGTCATTCATCGATACATGCAGCGAGAGCTACAGCTCACCGATACCCAGGCGGATTCCTTATCGGCCCTGCGTAAATCTCATTTCCAGGAGATGCGTGTACTACGAAAGGAACTTAACGTGGATCGGCGTGCCTATTTCGATTTTATAATGAGCGATGAAGCCAATAATGACCAAAAGCGAGACTCTATTCTAACCGAACTCACCAACCAATACAGCCTTATTGAAAATATGTTTTATACGCATATGACGGACATGAAGGAAATACTCAACAGCGAGCAGCAGGAGCGCTTTGAGCAGTTGATGAGGGAGACTTTTATTCATGACCGAAAAGGTGATAATATGCCAATGCCGCATAGAAACCGGTAG
- a CDS encoding RNA polymerase sigma factor: MQASKPSNKNPKTGSIEDSEYIERLNRRDESAFKQLVNEHKNQVYNTCLGFLRNPHDAEDVAQEVFIQVFDSIGDFREDAALSTWIYRIAVTKSLELIRYRKRKKRSGFFKAIGSVFNEPDEQEDVSGYMHPGVKLENKERAATLFNEIEKLPERQRVAFTLQKVEGLSYQEVADVMDVSVPAVESLIHRGKENLKKQLYDYYQQNEMD, from the coding sequence ATGCAGGCATCAAAACCATCAAATAAAAACCCTAAAACCGGTTCCATCGAAGATTCTGAATATATTGAACGGCTTAACCGTCGGGATGAATCTGCCTTTAAGCAGTTGGTGAACGAGCATAAAAACCAGGTGTATAACACCTGCCTAGGGTTTTTACGAAATCCGCATGATGCGGAAGATGTGGCACAGGAAGTGTTTATTCAGGTGTTCGATTCTATTGGCGATTTCCGCGAAGATGCGGCGCTTTCAACCTGGATATATCGCATAGCCGTTACCAAATCACTGGAGTTGATTCGATATCGGAAACGAAAAAAAAGATCCGGTTTCTTTAAAGCTATTGGTTCTGTTTTCAATGAGCCGGACGAGCAGGAGGATGTATCCGGATACATGCATCCCGGTGTAAAGCTCGAAAACAAAGAACGGGCTGCGACTTTATTTAATGAAATTGAAAAGCTGCCTGAACGTCAGCGGGTGGCCTTCACTTTACAGAAAGTGGAAGGACTAAGCTACCAGGAAGTAGCCGATGTGATGGACGTAAGTGTTCCGGCGGTTGAATCACTCATTCATCGTGGAAAAGAAAACCTGAAGAAGCAGCTGTATGACTACTATCAACAAAATGAAATGGATTGA
- a CDS encoding Spy/CpxP family protein refolding chaperone yields MKTLVKSFAITALLLSLSVSAIGQQRFKNPDRDRGERVERFQQKRNAQGQQHQRVMAMLDLSDEQKEQIQGIHLNGQKEMLPLKTQLQEAHAKLRTLTVANEYDETEVQEVISEISDLNKTMLTNRVEHRQQIRELLTDDQRVKFDNLHLRMQKRFSRMGANR; encoded by the coding sequence ATGAAAACCTTAGTTAAATCTTTCGCTATTACTGCTTTGTTGTTGAGCTTATCGGTGAGTGCCATCGGGCAACAACGATTTAAGAATCCTGACCGAGATCGTGGAGAACGCGTAGAACGATTTCAGCAAAAACGAAATGCCCAAGGCCAGCAACATCAGCGGGTCATGGCCATGCTTGACCTCAGTGATGAGCAAAAAGAACAGATTCAGGGAATTCACCTGAATGGACAAAAAGAAATGCTTCCGCTGAAAACTCAGCTTCAGGAAGCTCATGCCAAGCTTCGCACACTTACCGTAGCTAATGAGTATGATGAGACCGAAGTTCAGGAAGTAATTAGTGAAATTTCTGACCTGAACAAAACCATGCTCACAAACCGGGTAGAACACCGGCAACAAATCCGCGAACTACTCACCGATGATCAGCGCGTAAAGTTTGATAATCTGCATCTGCGCATGCAAAAACGATTTTCCCGCATGGGAGCAAACCGTTAG
- a CDS encoding SprT family zinc-dependent metalloprotease → MAGHKLYSKSELEVSGLKVVVLRKNVKNLNLRVYPAERRVRISVPRRISDWEVATFVEDKLPWIHKHLSNYRKKPKPRPQDYTTGELHPVWGKNLELVVVERNKPPEVLVDGTKLKLFVRPGTVQQKRASVLKEWYREELKQKIPELIEKWEPEMGVKVEEFGVKLMKTRWGTCNIRARRIWLNLELAKKRPELLEYVIVHEMVHLLERLHNKRFYGFMSRFLPNWKSLKNELNGKSQISDC, encoded by the coding sequence ATGGCCGGGCATAAACTGTACAGTAAAAGTGAATTGGAGGTATCCGGCCTTAAGGTTGTTGTACTTCGGAAAAATGTTAAAAACTTAAACCTTCGGGTTTATCCTGCCGAACGCCGGGTAAGGATTTCCGTCCCCCGGCGTATTTCTGATTGGGAAGTAGCAACCTTTGTTGAAGACAAGCTTCCATGGATTCATAAACACCTGTCCAACTACCGGAAAAAACCTAAGCCCCGACCGCAAGACTATACCACCGGTGAGCTACACCCTGTTTGGGGAAAGAACCTTGAGCTGGTTGTAGTTGAAAGAAATAAACCACCGGAGGTTTTGGTGGATGGTACTAAACTAAAGTTATTCGTCCGCCCCGGCACCGTTCAACAAAAGAGAGCTTCTGTACTGAAAGAATGGTACCGGGAGGAATTAAAGCAAAAAATTCCTGAGCTTATCGAGAAATGGGAGCCTGAAATGGGTGTAAAGGTGGAAGAGTTTGGAGTGAAGCTCATGAAAACCCGGTGGGGAACCTGTAACATTCGTGCCCGCAGAATTTGGTTAAACCTGGAGTTAGCCAAAAAAAGGCCGGAACTGCTGGAGTATGTAATTGTCCATGAGATGGTGCATTTGCTGGAACGCCTGCACAACAAACGATTTTACGGTTTCATGAGCCGTTTCTTGCCCAACTGGAAATCCCTTAAAAACGAACTGAATGGCAAGTCTCAAATCTCGGATTGCTAA
- a CDS encoding peroxiredoxin-like family protein → MNFYLKTTFAAFIISFLFVPFLQAQDYAASANAVTPLLISSEIPDVTVKNIDGETVSLRDKVYEQPSILVFYRGGWCPYCSRHLADLKKIEDDLYEIGYQILAISPDRPEKLRATLNENELGYTLLSDSPMNATKAFGLAFKVDPETVERYKSVGIDLEGDSGYDHHLLPAPAVYIVNTDGIVRFNYVNPNYKERIDGDVLLTAAKAYYEE, encoded by the coding sequence ATGAATTTTTACCTTAAAACAACCTTCGCAGCATTCATTATATCTTTTCTATTCGTGCCTTTTCTTCAGGCTCAGGATTATGCCGCCAGCGCCAATGCAGTAACACCACTGCTGATCAGCTCAGAAATCCCGGATGTCACCGTCAAGAATATTGATGGCGAGACTGTCAGTCTCCGTGATAAAGTGTACGAACAGCCTTCCATATTGGTTTTTTACCGAGGCGGCTGGTGCCCTTATTGCAGCCGACATCTTGCTGACCTTAAAAAAATTGAAGATGATTTATATGAAATCGGGTATCAGATTTTAGCTATCAGCCCGGATCGTCCCGAAAAACTGAGGGCCACGCTCAATGAAAACGAATTGGGATATACCCTGCTCTCCGACAGCCCTATGAATGCAACCAAAGCCTTCGGTTTAGCTTTTAAGGTTGATCCTGAAACTGTTGAGAGATATAAGTCTGTAGGTATTGACCTTGAAGGAGATTCAGGGTATGATCACCATCTGCTACCGGCCCCGGCTGTTTACATTGTAAATACCGATGGGATAGTCCGGTTCAATTATGTGAATCCAAATTACAAAGAGCGTATTGATGGCGATGTATTACTTACCGCAGCTAAAGCCTATTACGAAGAATAA
- a CDS encoding mechanosensitive ion channel has protein sequence MEIGNIYELVTGKVEEWLTTIIEMLPNLAVALLVVIVFYAIAKGIRKFVGKVLSKVTTNKTVTGLAQTVLGVLVIGIGVFIALSILNLDGMVTSLLAGAGIIGLALGFAFQDIASNFISGVLLSVRHPFGIGDIIETNDLFGTVEKLNLRNTVIRTPQGQIIYVPNKVVYENPFVNYTKNGERRIDLACGVSYGDDLEKAREVAIEAIEQLDMRDTSKDVELYFDEFGGSSVNFKIRFWIAFEKLPQYWGAQSEAIIALKKAFDKNDIMIPYPIRTLDFGIRGGEKLNASMVNNGSNA, from the coding sequence ATGGAAATAGGAAATATTTACGAATTAGTAACCGGAAAAGTAGAAGAATGGTTGACTACCATCATCGAGATGCTGCCAAACCTTGCAGTAGCGTTACTGGTCGTCATCGTTTTTTATGCCATAGCCAAGGGGATACGGAAATTTGTTGGCAAAGTACTTTCCAAAGTTACGACCAACAAAACTGTAACTGGATTAGCCCAAACCGTATTGGGAGTTTTGGTAATTGGTATCGGGGTATTTATTGCGCTTAGTATTCTGAACCTGGATGGTATGGTAACCAGCTTGCTTGCCGGTGCAGGTATTATTGGACTGGCTTTAGGTTTTGCCTTTCAGGATATCGCCTCGAATTTTATTTCGGGCGTATTGTTATCGGTTCGCCACCCATTTGGAATAGGTGATATCATAGAAACCAACGACCTATTTGGAACCGTAGAGAAGTTAAATCTGAGAAATACGGTTATACGCACCCCACAGGGACAAATAATTTATGTGCCCAATAAAGTGGTGTACGAAAACCCATTTGTAAACTATACCAAGAACGGAGAGCGAAGAATAGACTTGGCCTGCGGTGTTTCCTATGGAGATGACCTTGAAAAAGCACGGGAAGTAGCCATTGAAGCCATCGAACAACTGGATATGAGAGACACATCAAAAGATGTTGAGCTCTATTTTGATGAGTTTGGCGGTAGTTCGGTAAACTTTAAAATTCGCTTCTGGATAGCATTCGAAAAGCTGCCTCAATATTGGGGTGCTCAAAGTGAAGCGATTATTGCGCTGAAAAAAGCATTTGATAAGAACGACATTATGATTCCATACCCGATCCGAACGCTGGATTTCGGAATCAGAGGTGGAGAAAAACTGAATGCCTCCATGGTTAACAATGGAAGTAACGCTTAG
- a CDS encoding ZIP family metal transporter translates to MELLSLPITKVFLYALLTAVTTGLGALPFFFIKDISPSLLGKSNAAASGLMLAASFSLIMEGYDIDQWMTLGGMLGGVILVVLANRWMEGRTEVGVEDLLTGKRKQMLLFLGIMTVHSFAEGVSVGVSFANTMEFGVFIAIAIAVHNIPEGLAISLVMVPQGTSAFKAVLWSIFSSLPQPLMAIPAFLFVEVFKEYLPFGLGFAAGAMIWMVFADLIPEALEQCSPKKVGLWVTLAILAMSAFQILIGH, encoded by the coding sequence ATGGAATTACTCTCGCTCCCCATCACCAAAGTTTTTTTGTATGCGCTGCTCACGGCGGTTACTACCGGCTTGGGAGCTCTGCCTTTCTTTTTTATCAAGGATATTTCTCCTTCCCTGTTGGGTAAATCCAATGCCGCTGCTTCCGGGTTGATGCTCGCCGCCAGTTTCAGCCTTATCATGGAAGGGTATGACATCGACCAATGGATGACACTAGGCGGGATGCTGGGCGGCGTGATTTTGGTGGTATTAGCCAATCGATGGATGGAGGGCCGAACGGAGGTCGGCGTTGAAGATCTTCTTACCGGAAAGCGCAAACAGATGCTGCTTTTCCTGGGTATCATGACCGTTCACTCCTTTGCTGAGGGAGTGAGTGTGGGCGTTTCGTTTGCCAACACGATGGAGTTTGGAGTCTTCATCGCTATCGCTATTGCTGTGCATAACATCCCGGAGGGATTGGCTATCAGCCTGGTTATGGTTCCTCAGGGAACTTCAGCTTTTAAGGCTGTGCTTTGGAGTATTTTTTCGAGCCTGCCCCAACCGTTAATGGCTATCCCCGCTTTCCTGTTTGTTGAGGTTTTTAAAGAATACCTTCCCTTCGGCCTGGGCTTTGCCGCCGGGGCCATGATCTGGATGGTTTTTGCTGACCTGATTCCTGAGGCACTTGAACAGTGTTCTCCCAAAAAAGTTGGGCTTTGGGTTACACTGGCTATCCTTGCCATGAGTGCTTTCCAGATTCTAATCGGCCATTAG
- a CDS encoding carbohydrate porin has product MITQLASLGKSGLLFTLILFLQTAGIFAQQAEENAASPFEVSVSYTGDLFGNVAGGNETGIRYFDNIDVNMQVNFDQLPLGLSGTTFYVYGIGNQGGSISGLAGDLQGISNIEAENSWRIFEIWVQKKFFLANSSILLGLYDINSEFNVLNSSLLFLNSSHGLDPTIALSGVLGPSTFPYTSLAARLKINPFSGLYMQAAVLDGVPSDPGNTRGTKIYLRERDGVFVIGEIGFQSLRDNSLQMRNRVTRLQNMLDPGVVGNNKIAIGGWFYGNERSTWEVTGFREQEFGFYALGEYEIFSNTSTSPRSLRAFFRAGAVNPDINMLNGFLGGGFVFDGLIPGRPGDQTGLAVAHAMASPEYRSVTYLNSYKPEKAETNIEFTHQFALNDYVQVQGNAQYVLNPGLDATLDDAVVVGARLVIGF; this is encoded by the coding sequence TTGATTACTCAACTAGCATCTCTCGGCAAATCCGGATTATTATTCACTCTTATTTTATTTCTGCAAACGGCAGGAATATTTGCTCAACAAGCAGAAGAGAATGCGGCCAGTCCGTTTGAAGTCAGTGTAAGTTACACCGGAGATTTATTCGGAAATGTAGCCGGAGGGAATGAGACCGGTATCCGTTATTTTGATAACATTGATGTAAACATGCAGGTAAACTTCGATCAGCTTCCGCTTGGGCTTTCGGGCACAACCTTTTATGTGTACGGTATCGGGAATCAGGGCGGAAGCATCAGCGGACTCGCCGGAGACCTGCAGGGGATAAGTAACATTGAGGCCGAAAACTCCTGGCGTATTTTTGAAATATGGGTGCAGAAAAAATTCTTTCTCGCCAACAGCTCCATCCTCTTAGGGCTGTATGACATTAACTCCGAGTTTAACGTTCTGAACAGCAGCCTTTTATTCCTGAACAGCTCACATGGCTTAGATCCTACCATAGCGCTAAGCGGAGTGCTTGGCCCATCCACTTTTCCATACACCTCACTTGCCGCTCGTTTAAAAATAAATCCCTTTAGTGGGTTGTATATGCAGGCGGCTGTTTTAGACGGAGTGCCATCCGATCCGGGCAATACCAGAGGAACAAAAATTTACCTCCGGGAACGGGATGGAGTTTTTGTGATTGGGGAAATCGGGTTTCAGTCGCTGAGAGATAACAGCCTGCAGATGCGAAACCGGGTTACACGCCTTCAGAACATGCTGGATCCTGGTGTGGTCGGTAATAATAAAATTGCGATAGGGGGATGGTTTTACGGTAATGAGCGAAGTACCTGGGAAGTGACCGGTTTTAGGGAGCAGGAGTTTGGGTTCTATGCACTGGGCGAGTACGAGATATTTTCAAATACATCAACATCACCACGAAGCCTGAGGGCTTTTTTCAGAGCCGGTGCAGTGAATCCGGACATTAATATGCTGAATGGATTTTTAGGTGGTGGATTTGTTTTTGACGGGTTGATACCGGGTCGCCCGGGTGATCAAACCGGTTTAGCGGTAGCTCATGCAATGGCAAGCCCTGAATACCGAAGCGTTACCTACCTGAATAGCTATAAACCTGAAAAAGCAGAAACCAATATTGAGTTTACGCATCAATTCGCGTTAAATGATTATGTTCAGGTTCAGGGAAACGCCCAATATGTTCTTAATCCCGGCCTTGATGCAACGCTGGATGATGCCGTTGTTGTTGGGGCCCGCCTTGTAATTGGGTTTTAA
- a CDS encoding porin: MKPSKKLFPTLLLAVTFSLLNFSAVAQDDSSFMDELRELFKNESLSVGALVQVQGLYDFDDQSPASSRSFSLPTARIKLSGKLDGGFNYVVHFDAADNPILLDATAGYSLNNAFNVTAGAQKPGISAEFLKGPQDLDFVSRSQVVKALAENRDIGVRVHGRFDQGLGYSLGMFNGNNLQPNDNDAFYYAGRLSFNAEFNDGTNLALGANGSYGEQDNKSIAAGTIPFIDGEYAIFGGDLRVENSGFIMGGEFLSALIDYNQSGEFDDTIMGYQVTGGFKFLEKAQFLVRWDSFQSEDIPALNSDEIVIALNYLPTEQTKIRLNYIFPPEQAELENHRIAMNFQIGF; the protein is encoded by the coding sequence ATGAAACCTTCAAAAAAGCTTTTTCCAACTCTGTTGCTGGCTGTAACCTTCAGCCTGTTAAACTTTTCAGCTGTGGCACAGGACGATTCATCTTTTATGGACGAACTTCGAGAGTTGTTTAAAAATGAATCACTGTCTGTGGGAGCCTTGGTTCAGGTTCAGGGTTTGTATGATTTTGATGATCAGTCACCTGCTTCATCCCGTAGTTTCTCACTTCCTACCGCACGAATAAAGCTAAGCGGAAAGCTGGACGGTGGCTTCAACTATGTAGTTCATTTTGATGCAGCCGACAATCCCATTCTGTTGGATGCTACCGCTGGATATAGCTTAAACAATGCATTTAATGTAACCGCCGGCGCCCAAAAACCGGGGATTAGTGCAGAGTTTCTGAAAGGTCCTCAGGATCTCGATTTTGTGAGCCGCTCGCAGGTAGTTAAGGCGTTGGCAGAAAACCGGGATATCGGAGTGAGGGTGCATGGCCGCTTCGATCAGGGTTTGGGCTACTCTCTTGGGATGTTCAATGGAAACAACCTGCAGCCCAATGACAACGATGCCTTCTACTATGCCGGCCGGTTATCTTTTAATGCTGAATTTAATGACGGGACCAACCTAGCTTTAGGGGCAAACGGATCCTATGGTGAGCAAGATAATAAATCCATAGCCGCGGGTACGATCCCTTTCATAGATGGAGAGTATGCTATTTTCGGAGGAGATTTACGGGTTGAGAACAGCGGATTTATCATGGGTGGAGAGTTCCTTTCTGCATTGATTGACTACAATCAGTCCGGCGAATTTGATGATACGATAATGGGGTATCAGGTAACGGGCGGGTTTAAATTTCTTGAAAAAGCACAGTTTTTAGTGCGCTGGGATAGTTTTCAATCAGAAGATATCCCTGCCCTAAACAGCGACGAGATTGTGATCGCATTGAACTATCTGCCCACAGAGCAAACGAAAATCAGGCTGAATTATATATTTCCACCAGAACAAGCTGAGCTGGAAAATCACCGTATTGCCATGAATTTCCAGATTGGCTTCTAA
- the lgt gene encoding prolipoprotein diacylglyceryl transferase has product MIIALLQNLTWGIDPEIFSIGPIAPRWYGLMFAGAFVSGYFFGVKLWKDGGRKVEEMESILTWILVGTVIGARLGHVIFYDPSYYLRNLDQVLAIWNGGLASHGAAIGIIVAMYYQSKKAPKMSFWWLADRVVIPTAVGGAFIRTGNFFNSEIYGHATDVSWGIVFTNLPGPAGTIPRHPTMLYEAILCLLVFAVLWYIYKKYKAHPPEGSLFGMFLILLFSGRFLLEYTKIPQANFASDWIFNMGQLLSIPLVLIGLYIVLKRVDWSSYSTSPANP; this is encoded by the coding sequence ATGATCATCGCATTATTGCAAAACCTGACATGGGGCATCGACCCTGAAATCTTTTCCATTGGCCCTATTGCACCCCGTTGGTATGGGTTGATGTTTGCCGGAGCTTTTGTTTCCGGCTATTTCTTTGGTGTGAAATTGTGGAAAGACGGTGGTCGTAAAGTCGAGGAAATGGAAAGTATTCTCACCTGGATTTTAGTGGGAACCGTGATTGGTGCTCGCCTCGGCCACGTTATTTTTTATGATCCCTCCTATTATCTGCGGAATTTAGATCAGGTGCTGGCTATTTGGAATGGCGGATTGGCAAGCCACGGTGCAGCCATCGGTATTATTGTGGCCATGTATTACCAGAGTAAAAAAGCCCCGAAAATGAGTTTCTGGTGGCTGGCTGACCGCGTTGTAATTCCCACAGCCGTGGGCGGTGCTTTTATCAGAACGGGAAATTTCTTCAATTCTGAAATTTACGGACATGCCACCGACGTCTCCTGGGGTATTGTTTTCACCAACCTTCCCGGACCTGCCGGTACCATTCCACGCCACCCTACTATGTTGTATGAAGCTATTCTTTGCCTGCTCGTATTTGCGGTTCTTTGGTACATCTACAAAAAGTATAAAGCGCATCCACCCGAAGGTTCATTGTTTGGGATGTTTTTAATCCTGCTGTTCTCCGGTCGGTTCCTCCTGGAGTACACCAAAATTCCACAGGCTAATTTTGCCAGCGATTGGATCTTCAACATGGGACAGCTTCTCAGCATCCCCCTCGTTTTGATTGGTTTATACATCGTGCTTAAAAGAGTGGACTGGAGCAGCTATTCGACGTCTCCGGCAAATCCTTAG